One Megamonas hypermegale genomic window carries:
- the ndk gene encoding nucleoside-diphosphate kinase codes for MRQRTLVLIKPDAVVNYHIGNIIDRYEREKFDIVAMRMLEMDDCIASKHYAEHVGKPYYQRLVDFMATDRIVALVVEGENVIERVREIHGKTDPKKAAPGTIRADFALSKTVNSVHASDSPESAEREVHVFFSETEIYQPNHDIDFSVFDGD; via the coding sequence ATGAGACAAAGAACGTTGGTATTGATAAAACCTGATGCAGTAGTTAATTATCATATTGGTAATATTATTGACCGTTATGAACGTGAAAAATTTGATATTGTCGCTATGCGCATGTTAGAAATGGATGATTGCATAGCTTCAAAACACTATGCTGAACATGTAGGTAAACCTTATTACCAACGTTTAGTCGATTTCATGGCTACAGATAGAATTGTCGCTTTAGTAGTTGAAGGCGAAAATGTTATTGAACGAGTTCGTGAAATTCATGGTAAAACTGACCCTAAAAAAGCAGCACCCGGCACTATACGTGCAGATTTTGCACTATCTAAAACAGTAAATTCCGTTCATGCTTCTGATAGTCCAGAAAGTGCAGAACGCGAAGTTCATGTATTCTTCAGTGAAACTGAAATTTATCAACCAAATCATGATATCGATTTCAGCGTATTTGATGGAGATTGA
- a CDS encoding cob(I)yrinic acid a,c-diamide adenosyltransferase, whose protein sequence is MSICTKTGDKGTTSLYTGQRVAKNSLRVRAYGTVDEVTSTLGLARAFSEKKEIQDLLLQLEQTNLKLMADLASITDKYYITQDTIDEIEAVINETEAKLPPIKAFIMPGKTKAGAFLDLVRTTVRRAEREVLSLADEEEINPNIKVYLNRLSDLAFLLMRIEDDL, encoded by the coding sequence ATGTCAATTTGTACAAAAACAGGTGATAAAGGCACAACATCTTTATATACAGGTCAGCGTGTAGCCAAAAATTCCTTACGTGTTAGAGCTTATGGAACTGTAGATGAAGTAACTTCAACACTTGGCTTAGCACGTGCCTTCAGTGAAAAGAAAGAAATTCAGGATTTACTGCTTCAACTTGAACAAACTAATTTAAAATTAATGGCTGATTTAGCAAGTATTACAGATAAATATTACATCACCCAAGATACTATTGATGAAATTGAAGCTGTAATCAATGAAACAGAAGCTAAATTGCCACCAATAAAAGCTTTTATTATGCCAGGCAAAACAAAAGCTGGTGCATTTTTAGATTTAGTCAGAACAACAGTTCGTCGTGCCGAACGAGAAGTTTTATCTTTAGCAGATGAAGAAGAAATAAATCCTAATATAAAGGTCTATTTAAATCGTTTATCCGATTTAGCATTCCTATTAATGCGAATTGAAGATGACTTATAG